Below is a genomic region from Chloroflexota bacterium.
CCATTTGGGGTATACTGGGGATGAGCATATCGCCTTGCTACCACCTATCCTGCTCGACCCAATTAGTACCGACCTGCTGCTCGCTTGTGACAAAGAGGCTGGTAACGATCTATTGGCCACTTACACTGTTCTTATCCCAGTGGGTCCTGCAGTGTTTGTGCATCCTCGATGATCATGCGCCCCGCCACTACTTCATCAATTGAGTGTACAGTGCCGCCATTCTCACCGATCACCTTCAATATTTGATCGTAGTTAAGGTCAGTGCCTTCCAAGGTGATCTTGGCATTCTCAACCCGTCGGTCCATTTCGTAGATACTGATGTTCACAGCCTCTACACCTGGCAGCTCGCTCAGCTCTGCAGCAACCTGAATAATGGAAGGGTCATGTGGCTTAAGCACATCCAAGACTAACCTACGTATTTTGCCCATTTACTCCCAACTCCTCATCTGCTTGCGCAACCATCCATTCATCTGGGGTGGCCTCTTGTAAATACTCACGGGAAAGCCCCTTCTCTATTCGGCGTGCAAAAATGAGATAACCTGTATGCGCTACCATGCGATCCATGGGACGCAGCCGTGCTGCAACCGGCTTGTAAGAACGCAACAAAATCTCACTTACCTCAATATCACTAAAAAGATTGCTTTCCAATGCAGCAATCAGTTCCGACACTTGATTGGTGGTGGGAACAATGGCCCCGAAAAAGCCTCCCTCTGCTAATGCATCCCTCGCTGCCTGCAAATACAGCCAAGGAGTGCGCACATCCAGGAATACCGCATCCACGCCTTGCTCGCCAAAACCGGTTGCAATGTCCCGCTGTTTCAATTCCACCCATTCCTGGAGACCTGTGTCAGCCAAATTCCTGGCAGCCACACGCAGCATATCCTCACGGACTTCGTAGGAATACACACGCCCATTGGGGCGCACAGCGTGAGCCAATGCGATGGTCAATGCACCGCTGCCTGTACCGGCTTCTATAATATGGCATCCTGGCCCTACGTTCAATTTCAGCAAGATATAGCCAATTTCTTTGGGGTACACGATTTGTGAGGCACGTTCTATGCTCATGATCATGTCATGAAGCGAAGGGCGCAGCGCAAGAAGCGGATAACCGAGATGGGTAGTGAAGGACTTGCCGGGTAGTTGCCCAATCAAGTCGTCGTGGCGAATCAAGCCATGGTGAGTATGCTGTACCTGGTCTCGCTGTAAGCGCATCAAAAAACGCTTACGGCCAAGGATAATCAGTGCTGTTTCTCCCTCGGCAAAGACGCGCCTCTTATCCACCACGCACCGTTCCGTACTTATAAGGTCGAGACCAGTTGACCTCCATTTTGTGCTCGAATAGTTCCTCCGCATCCAGGCCTAATGCAGAGAGCAAGTGCAGAATGCGAATCACCGCGTCAATCAATTCTTCTCCAACTTTCTCCAAGGGTTGGCCCTTCTTGTATGCATCGGTGGCCTCTGATACTTCGCTGTGGATCAAGGCGAGCATTTCCCAAACGCGCGCTGGGTCAGAGGAAAAGCCTTTGGCGTCGGCCATTTCACGCACTTGCTGCATCTTGACATTCAATCCCTCATCTCGCATCTGGCACTCCTCTCACCACCTATCCATGAGCAGTGGATCTTGCGAGCCTGAAAGCCCATACCTAGCAACCGGGCTAAAAAGCTCTCGCAAAAACTGCTTTCTCCTTTGCCTGGTTCCCACAGTAGACACAACGTCCTGGTTCGCCATCTTGCTGCAATGGAATACAGCGAATAGTTGCTTTGG
It encodes:
- a CDS encoding tRNA (adenine-N1)-methyltransferase, translated to MDKRRVFAEGETALIILGRKRFLMRLQRDQVQHTHHGLIRHDDLIGQLPGKSFTTHLGYPLLALRPSLHDMIMSIERASQIVYPKEIGYILLKLNVGPGCHIIEAGTGSGALTIALAHAVRPNGRVYSYEVREDMLRVAARNLADTGLQEWVELKQRDIATGFGEQGVDAVFLDVRTPWLYLQAARDALAEGGFFGAIVPTTNQVSELIAALESNLFSDIEVSEILLRSYKPVAARLRPMDRMVAHTGYLIFARRIEKGLSREYLQEATPDEWMVAQADEELGVNGQNT
- a CDS encoding DUF211 domain-containing protein — protein: MGKIRRLVLDVLKPHDPSIIQVAAELSELPGVEAVNISIYEMDRRVENAKITLEGTDLNYDQILKVIGENGGTVHSIDEVVAGRMIIEDAQTLQDPLG